A genomic segment from Asterias amurensis chromosome 6, ASM3211899v1 encodes:
- the LOC139938662 gene encoding LYR motif-containing protein 9-like yields the protein MAKQCVQNSKQLYKYLLRACKKLPEESQGHYKHHVRQSFHSHADESDPMRVQEIIRKAILDADWILNKYGAKTNGER from the exons ATGGCGAAACAATGCGTACAGAACTCAAAGCAGTTGTATAAATACCTGTTGAGAGCTTGCAAGAAACTGCCTGAAGAGTCACAAGGTCACTACAAACACCACGTAAGACAG AGCTTCCACAGTCATGCTGATGAGTCTGATCCAATGAGAGTGCAGGAGATTATACGCAAAGCAATACTAGATGCTGATTGGATACTTAACAAG TATGGTGCCAAGACGAATGGTGAGAGGTGA